In Micrococcus luteus NCTC 2665, a single window of DNA contains:
- a CDS encoding thiamine pyrophosphate-dependent enzyme — MSQTSQATGRLSAGHVIVKTLESHGVKRVYSVPGESYLDVLDGLHDSGIENVVCRHEGGATYMAEADGKMNVVPGVAMVTRGPGAANAHVGLHTAWQDSTALVLFVGLIPFEHRDREAFQEFDPHAWFGTGAKRVMVLDHPERASEIVAEAMFAASSGRPGPVVVGLPEDVIREEIDAHLHPQIPVAPGGMTVEDWKSLHAALKESRKPLFITGGNDWTDEGAQTLTTWLEEHKIPAAAEWRTEGTVPFSSPSYVGPIGYGRPKPTYDMLEETDLIVFVGTVPGDVVTNGFTIRQNWDKKNFLVTIDPSLRGRSGPVSHQIVAKPDVFIRDLVRMELEVKPEWEEWTSRMRGEQEKFAALPPAEPSEGRAKMATLMANLVPKLPKDSMISLGAGEHTNWAHRYFPTEGYRAMISARNGSMGYSVPGAVAASLNFPDRTVVTIAGDGEFLMNGQELATAAQYGATPLVIVMDNQEYGTIRTHQEREYPERVSGTQLKNPDFAAMAQAFGGFGVRVERDTDVPAAVDAALKAVQEEGRFALIHLIVEQRVKAY; from the coding sequence ATGTCCCAGACCTCCCAGGCGACCGGTCGCCTCTCCGCCGGGCACGTCATCGTCAAGACCCTCGAGTCCCACGGCGTGAAGCGCGTCTACTCCGTGCCGGGCGAGTCCTACCTGGACGTCCTGGACGGCCTGCACGACTCGGGCATCGAGAACGTGGTGTGCCGCCACGAGGGCGGCGCCACGTACATGGCCGAGGCCGACGGCAAGATGAACGTGGTCCCTGGCGTCGCCATGGTGACGCGCGGCCCGGGCGCCGCGAACGCCCACGTCGGCCTGCACACCGCGTGGCAGGACTCGACGGCGCTCGTCCTGTTCGTCGGCCTGATCCCGTTCGAGCACCGCGACCGCGAGGCCTTCCAGGAGTTCGACCCGCACGCCTGGTTCGGCACCGGTGCGAAGCGCGTGATGGTCCTGGACCACCCGGAGCGCGCCTCCGAGATCGTGGCCGAGGCCATGTTCGCCGCGAGCTCGGGCCGGCCCGGGCCCGTCGTCGTCGGCCTGCCGGAGGACGTGATCCGTGAGGAGATCGATGCGCACCTGCACCCGCAGATCCCCGTGGCCCCAGGCGGCATGACCGTGGAGGACTGGAAGTCCCTGCACGCCGCGCTCAAGGAGTCCCGCAAGCCGCTGTTCATCACCGGTGGCAACGACTGGACGGACGAGGGTGCGCAGACCCTGACGACGTGGCTGGAGGAGCACAAGATCCCCGCCGCCGCCGAGTGGCGCACCGAGGGCACCGTGCCGTTCTCCTCGCCGTCCTACGTGGGCCCGATCGGCTACGGCCGCCCGAAGCCGACCTACGACATGCTCGAGGAGACCGACCTCATCGTGTTCGTCGGCACCGTGCCGGGCGACGTCGTGACCAACGGCTTCACCATCCGCCAGAACTGGGACAAGAAGAACTTCCTGGTCACCATCGACCCGTCCCTGCGCGGCCGCTCCGGCCCCGTGTCCCACCAGATCGTGGCCAAGCCGGACGTGTTCATCCGCGACCTCGTCCGCATGGAGCTCGAGGTCAAGCCGGAGTGGGAGGAGTGGACCTCCCGCATGCGCGGCGAGCAGGAGAAGTTCGCGGCCCTGCCCCCGGCCGAGCCGTCCGAGGGTCGGGCGAAGATGGCCACCCTCATGGCCAACCTGGTGCCGAAGCTGCCGAAGGACTCGATGATCTCCCTCGGCGCGGGCGAGCACACCAACTGGGCGCACCGCTACTTCCCGACCGAGGGCTACCGCGCCATGATCTCGGCCCGCAACGGCTCCATGGGCTACTCGGTGCCGGGCGCCGTGGCCGCGTCCCTGAACTTCCCGGACCGCACCGTGGTGACCATCGCCGGCGACGGCGAGTTCCTCATGAACGGCCAGGAGCTGGCGACCGCCGCGCAGTACGGCGCCACGCCCCTCGTGATCGTCATGGACAACCAGGAGTACGGCACCATCCGCACCCATCAGGAGCGCGAGTACCCCGAGCGCGTCTCCGGCACCCAGCTGAAGAACCCCGACTTCGCCGCCATGGCCCAGGCGTTCGGCGGCTTCGGGGTGCGCGTGGAGCGGGACACGGACGTGCCGGCGGCCGTGGACGCGGCGCTCAAGGCCGTCCAGGAGGAGGGCCGATTCGCGCTCATCCACCTGATCGTGGAGCAGCGCGTCAAGGCCTACTGA
- a CDS encoding CGNR zinc finger domain-containing protein: MLSAPTLTRLASLAAFLNTAPGLRGGQPADERFTAATQLPSLVPELQEDEVRLRLAAAAAVRGRELRGRLAEVWALAAVDEAAAVERVNALLAAAGPLRLTAGGDVVGLAPAQVPADAVERLAAMAALALAETAMDGELTRLRVCEGEDCENALVDASRNRSKRFCDEANCANRTHVRSYRARLAEAAEAAPATDPAGPAGPEEAEAPEAVVDSEAAGGDEPRQETEKEKKERKKAEKKAEKKARKKAEKKSGKKKSDKKKD; encoded by the coding sequence ATGCTCTCCGCGCCGACGCTCACCCGCCTCGCCTCCCTGGCCGCGTTCCTGAACACCGCCCCCGGCCTGCGGGGCGGTCAGCCGGCGGACGAGCGGTTCACCGCCGCCACGCAGCTGCCCTCCCTCGTCCCTGAACTCCAGGAGGACGAGGTCCGCCTCCGCCTGGCCGCCGCCGCGGCCGTGCGCGGCCGCGAGCTCCGCGGCCGTCTGGCCGAGGTCTGGGCCCTCGCCGCCGTGGACGAGGCGGCCGCCGTGGAGCGCGTGAACGCCCTCCTCGCCGCGGCCGGGCCGCTGCGGCTGACGGCCGGGGGCGACGTCGTCGGGCTGGCCCCGGCACAGGTCCCCGCCGACGCGGTCGAGCGGCTGGCCGCGATGGCCGCCCTCGCGCTGGCGGAGACCGCGATGGACGGCGAGCTGACCCGCCTGCGCGTGTGCGAGGGCGAGGACTGCGAGAACGCGCTCGTGGACGCCAGCCGGAACCGGTCCAAGCGCTTCTGCGACGAGGCCAACTGCGCCAACCGCACCCACGTGCGCTCCTACCGGGCACGCCTGGCCGAGGCGGCGGAGGCCGCACCCGCGACGGATCCGGCCGGGCCGGCCGGGCCGGAGGAGGCGGAGGCGCCGGAGGCCGTCGTGGACTCCGAGGCCGCCGGGGGCGACGAGCCCCGCCAGGAGACCGAGAAGGAGAAGAAGGAGCGCAAGAAGGCGGAGAAGAAGGCGGAGAAGAAGGCCCGCAAGAAGGCCGAGAAGAAGTCCGGCAAGAAGAAGTCGGACAAGAAGAAGGACTGA
- a CDS encoding IS481 family transposase has protein sequence MTHANAPLTPTGRLRMVQRHLNDGIPQAHVAAEFRVSRPTVATWVARYRAQGEAGLQDLPSRPHRSPAQLDPVLVAQIHALRRERKWSARRIHHHLVSEGHRVCLRTVGRWLHRLGISRLPDLAPTGEDLRQRPQKITARGPGHMVHLDVKKIGKIPDGGGWRAHGRDSENARAAKRGPGRRVGYTYLHSAIDGFTRLAYTEALEDEKAVTTIGFFCRARAFFAAHGITVDRVVTDNGNNYRAAEFTAKVVSLGGRHHRIRPYTPRHNGKVERYNRLMVDEVLYARPYTSETARREALAVWVNHYNYHRPHTSCGDAPPASLAPARVNNVMTSYS, from the coding sequence ATGACTCACGCTAATGCACCCCTGACTCCCACCGGCCGTCTCAGGATGGTCCAACGCCACCTGAACGACGGGATCCCACAAGCGCACGTGGCCGCCGAGTTCCGCGTCAGCCGCCCCACGGTGGCCACCTGGGTGGCCCGCTACCGCGCCCAGGGAGAAGCCGGTCTTCAGGACCTGCCCAGCCGGCCGCACCGTTCACCTGCCCAGCTCGATCCGGTCCTGGTCGCCCAGATCCACGCCCTGCGGCGGGAGCGCAAGTGGTCGGCCCGCCGGATCCATCACCACCTCGTCTCTGAAGGCCACCGGGTGTGCCTCCGAACGGTGGGCAGGTGGCTGCACCGGCTGGGCATCTCCCGGTTGCCAGACCTCGCGCCCACGGGTGAGGACCTGCGCCAACGACCGCAGAAGATCACCGCGAGAGGGCCGGGGCACATGGTGCACCTGGACGTGAAGAAGATCGGGAAGATCCCTGACGGGGGCGGCTGGCGTGCTCACGGACGGGACTCCGAGAACGCGCGAGCAGCCAAGCGCGGGCCTGGCCGGCGGGTCGGGTACACCTACCTGCACTCGGCGATCGACGGGTTCACCCGCCTGGCGTACACCGAGGCGTTGGAGGATGAGAAAGCGGTGACCACGATCGGGTTCTTCTGCCGGGCGAGGGCGTTCTTCGCCGCCCACGGCATCACCGTGGACCGGGTGGTCACGGACAACGGGAACAACTATCGGGCCGCGGAGTTCACCGCCAAGGTGGTCTCGCTCGGGGGCCGGCACCACCGGATCCGCCCATACACGCCCCGCCATAACGGGAAGGTCGAACGCTACAACCGGCTGATGGTCGATGAGGTCCTCTACGCCCGCCCGTATACCTCAGAGACAGCTCGGCGTGAGGCGTTGGCAGTGTGGGTGAACCACTACAACTACCATCGGCCTCATACCTCCTGCGGAGACGCTCCTCCGGCCTCACTGGCCCCGGCCCGAGTCAACAACGTCATGACCTCCTACAGCTAG
- a CDS encoding L-lactate dehydrogenase, translating into MSEHTPVHSPASLGPAHRKVGVVGAGGVGTAICYATLIRGVAREVALYDIDEPKVRAEVLDLAHGTPFTSASAMTGGADPDVLAGCEVVVITAGAKQRPGQTRLDLGAHNVEILRGLLPQVQAHAPDALVVLVTNPVDVLTLVAQRLTGLPAGRVIGSGTLLDTSRLRWLLASRAQVHASSVHAAILGEHGDTEFPAWSSARIGPTPILEWPTPADPLFTRADLDEVADTVVHAEYEVIQGKGATTYAVGVATTRLLEAILRDQHAILPVSTVLDGVHGLSDVALSMPSVVGRDGVTRVIQPELDDAEMRALHASADALRREARSLGF; encoded by the coding sequence ATGAGCGAGCACACCCCCGTCCACTCCCCCGCGTCCCTCGGACCCGCCCACCGCAAGGTCGGCGTCGTGGGGGCCGGCGGCGTCGGCACGGCGATCTGCTACGCGACGCTGATCCGCGGCGTCGCCCGCGAGGTCGCCCTCTACGACATCGACGAGCCCAAGGTCCGCGCCGAGGTCCTCGACCTGGCCCACGGCACCCCGTTCACCTCTGCGTCCGCGATGACCGGCGGCGCGGACCCGGACGTCCTGGCCGGCTGCGAGGTCGTGGTGATCACGGCCGGCGCCAAGCAGAGGCCGGGGCAGACCCGCCTCGACCTCGGCGCGCACAACGTGGAGATCCTGCGCGGTCTGCTGCCCCAGGTGCAGGCGCACGCGCCGGACGCGCTGGTCGTGCTCGTCACCAATCCCGTGGACGTCCTCACGCTGGTGGCCCAGCGCCTCACCGGTCTGCCTGCCGGCCGGGTGATCGGCTCGGGCACCCTCCTGGACACGTCCCGCCTGCGGTGGCTGCTGGCGTCGCGGGCGCAGGTCCACGCGTCGTCGGTGCACGCGGCCATCCTCGGCGAGCACGGGGACACGGAGTTCCCCGCGTGGAGCTCGGCGCGCATCGGCCCGACGCCCATCCTGGAGTGGCCGACGCCGGCCGACCCGCTGTTCACCCGCGCCGACCTGGACGAGGTGGCGGACACCGTGGTGCACGCCGAGTACGAGGTGATCCAGGGCAAGGGCGCCACCACCTACGCGGTCGGCGTGGCCACGACCCGCCTGCTCGAGGCGATCCTGCGCGACCAGCACGCCATTCTGCCGGTCTCCACCGTGCTCGACGGCGTCCACGGGCTCTCGGACGTCGCCCTGTCCATGCCGTCCGTGGTGGGGCGCGACGGCGTCACCCGCGTGATCCAGCCCGAGCTGGACGACGCGGAGATGCGGGCGCTGCACGCCTCGGCGGACGCGCTGCGGCGGGAGGCACGCAGCCTCGGGTTCTGA
- a CDS encoding MATE family efflux transporter: MAGPSGSTAAPAPQDARALTRRILALAVPAFGALIAEPLFLLADTAIIGHLGTAQLAGVGIGTTILHTLTGLMIFLAYATTPAVARLIGAGNPAAAMDRGRDGIWLGLLLGAVLAVLGWLAAPALTAALGATGEVQAHAVAYLRWSMPGLPALLAVLAATGVLRGLQDTVTPLVVAGVGFGANIGLNVALVYGLGWGVAGSAVGTSVVQWAMLVTYLFVLAPRFRRSGTAWAPRASGMRATAQVGSWLLLRTASLRAAILITVMAAAGAGDLTLAAHQLVFTLFSTLAFALDALAIAAQALIGAELGAARPDAARRLTRTMVRWGLGFGVVTGAVLALAAPVLPGLFTTDPTVQAAATVGLWVLAAGQPVAGYVFVLDGVLIGAGDARYLALAGLVNLVVYAPALWVLAQLATGGFGWTAAWPGPHAAVPDAGVQLGLLWLGFAGVYMGMRALTLGWRARRDDWMRLGVV, encoded by the coding sequence ATGGCGGGACCCTCCGGCTCGACGGCGGCGCCCGCCCCGCAGGACGCGCGCGCCCTCACGCGGCGCATCCTCGCGCTCGCGGTCCCCGCGTTCGGCGCGCTCATCGCGGAGCCGCTGTTCCTGCTGGCCGACACCGCGATCATCGGGCACCTGGGCACGGCCCAGCTGGCCGGCGTCGGGATCGGCACCACCATCCTGCACACGCTCACCGGCCTCATGATCTTCCTGGCCTACGCCACCACCCCGGCGGTGGCCCGGCTGATCGGGGCGGGGAACCCGGCCGCCGCGATGGACCGCGGCCGCGACGGGATCTGGCTGGGCCTGCTGCTCGGCGCGGTGCTGGCCGTCCTCGGCTGGCTCGCGGCCCCCGCGCTGACGGCGGCCCTCGGCGCGACGGGCGAGGTGCAGGCCCACGCCGTCGCCTACCTGCGCTGGTCCATGCCGGGGCTGCCGGCCCTGCTGGCCGTGCTCGCGGCCACCGGGGTGCTCCGCGGCCTCCAGGACACCGTGACGCCGCTCGTGGTGGCGGGTGTGGGCTTCGGCGCGAACATCGGGCTGAACGTGGCCCTGGTGTACGGGCTGGGCTGGGGCGTGGCCGGCTCGGCCGTCGGCACGTCCGTGGTGCAGTGGGCGATGCTCGTGACGTACCTGTTCGTGCTGGCCCCGCGCTTCCGCCGCTCGGGCACGGCGTGGGCGCCCCGCGCGTCGGGCATGCGGGCCACGGCCCAGGTGGGCTCGTGGCTGCTGCTACGCACCGCGAGCCTGCGCGCGGCCATCCTCATCACCGTCATGGCCGCCGCCGGCGCGGGCGACCTCACCCTCGCCGCGCACCAGCTCGTCTTCACGCTGTTCTCCACGCTGGCGTTCGCCCTCGACGCCCTCGCGATCGCCGCGCAGGCCCTGATCGGCGCCGAGCTCGGGGCCGCCCGACCGGACGCCGCCCGTCGCCTCACCCGGACGATGGTGCGCTGGGGGCTGGGCTTCGGCGTCGTGACCGGGGCCGTGCTGGCCCTGGCGGCACCGGTGCTGCCGGGGCTGTTCACCACGGACCCGACCGTGCAGGCCGCCGCCACCGTGGGCCTGTGGGTGCTGGCCGCCGGGCAGCCGGTGGCCGGCTACGTGTTCGTGCTGGACGGCGTGCTGATCGGCGCCGGCGACGCCCGCTACCTCGCCCTCGCCGGCCTCGTGAACCTCGTGGTCTACGCGCCGGCGCTCTGGGTGCTCGCGCAGCTCGCCACGGGCGGGTTCGGCTGGACCGCGGCCTGGCCCGGACCGCACGCCGCCGTGCCCGACGCCGGCGTGCAGCTGGGCCTGCTCTGGCTCGGCTTCGCAGGGGTCTACATGGGGATGCGGGCGCTCACCCTCGGGTGGCGGGCCCGGCGCGACGACTGGATGCGGCTCGGCGTCGTGTGA
- a CDS encoding CPBP family intramembrane glutamic endopeptidase — translation MSVPPSGPPAGPPAGWPPSGRPSARRAAVAPSLHGHPGAPGGVPAGWPGRRPAARPAPDWTPGRFHWGDAVVVLVYVALMVLGLGLWLAVSLGLVPGDLEAFDLVRDGFTVNIVSYAILVVLVLAVAWRPLVTSLRVFRTGTWWKLLLLPATWLACIVVNVIVLSLIGEAQTSANQAALEEMTTQAPPVLMILMTVVAAPLVEEYLFRHLLIGKLSRWINVWVCAVVSVLAFTLLHFLGTGGDFRLVETVPYLTLAVAITVSYILMGRSFGYAVLLHMVNNGIAIAMLYLVAPLLPDTLPEPTAPTTALAPLLALLG, via the coding sequence ATGAGCGTTCCTCCCTCTGGCCCGCCGGCCGGTCCGCCCGCCGGCTGGCCGCCGTCGGGCCGGCCGTCCGCCCGCCGCGCCGCCGTCGCCCCGAGCCTGCACGGGCACCCCGGCGCCCCCGGTGGCGTCCCCGCCGGCTGGCCCGGCCGCCGGCCCGCGGCCCGCCCCGCGCCGGACTGGACCCCGGGTCGGTTCCACTGGGGCGACGCCGTCGTGGTGCTCGTGTACGTGGCGCTCATGGTGCTCGGGCTGGGGCTGTGGCTGGCGGTGTCGCTCGGCCTGGTCCCCGGTGACCTCGAGGCGTTCGACCTGGTCCGCGACGGGTTCACGGTGAACATCGTCAGCTACGCGATCCTCGTGGTGCTCGTGCTGGCCGTGGCCTGGCGCCCGCTCGTGACGTCGCTGCGGGTGTTCCGCACGGGCACGTGGTGGAAGCTGTTGCTGCTGCCCGCCACGTGGCTGGCGTGCATCGTCGTGAACGTGATCGTGCTGAGCCTCATCGGGGAGGCGCAGACCAGCGCCAACCAGGCCGCGCTCGAGGAGATGACCACGCAGGCCCCGCCCGTGCTCATGATCCTCATGACCGTGGTGGCCGCCCCGCTCGTGGAGGAGTACCTGTTCCGCCACCTGCTGATCGGCAAGCTCTCCCGCTGGATCAACGTGTGGGTGTGCGCCGTGGTCTCCGTGCTCGCGTTCACACTCCTGCACTTCCTCGGCACCGGCGGCGACTTCCGGCTCGTGGAGACCGTCCCGTACCTGACCCTCGCGGTGGCGATCACGGTGTCCTACATCCTGATGGGCCGCTCGTTCGGGTACGCGGTGCTGCTGCACATGGTGAACAACGGCATCGCCATCGCGATGCTCTACCTCGTGGCCCCCCTGCTGCCGGACACGCTGCCCGAGCCCACGGCCCCGACCACGGCGCTGGCCCCGCTGCTGGCCCTGCTGGGCTGA
- a CDS encoding VOC family protein, which translates to MALFSQPVFINLPTTDTERIREFWTTLGATAMDDYSDEHSVCIELTESTYAMYLSPGYYTDFIGNREIADCLTTNSALMALTVGDAAAVDALADRAIELGAAEVPLPEDLREEMADSGMHSREIVDPDGHQWEFITA; encoded by the coding sequence ATGGCCTTGTTCTCCCAGCCGGTGTTCATCAACCTCCCGACGACGGACACCGAGCGGATCCGTGAGTTCTGGACGACCCTGGGCGCCACCGCAATGGACGACTACTCGGACGAGCACTCGGTGTGCATCGAGCTCACCGAGTCGACGTACGCGATGTACCTCAGCCCCGGCTACTACACCGACTTCATCGGCAACCGTGAGATCGCCGACTGCCTCACCACCAACTCCGCCCTCATGGCGCTGACCGTCGGCGACGCCGCGGCGGTGGACGCCCTGGCGGACCGGGCGATCGAGCTCGGCGCCGCCGAGGTGCCCCTGCCCGAGGACCTGCGCGAGGAGATGGCCGACTCCGGCATGCACTCCCGCGAGATCGTCGACCCGGACGGGCACCAGTGGGAGTTCATCACCGCCTGA
- a CDS encoding SulP family inorganic anion transporter yields MPSSASVAAPDRAPTPLERQSVLRTLRTPRWLRTEVLAGLVVALALIPEAIAFSIIAGVDPRVGLFASFTMAVTTAIVGGRPAMISAATGAVALVVAPLSHEHGVGHLLAAIILGGVIQILLGVFGVARLMRFVPRSVMVGFVNALAILVFTSQLPELIGVPWLVYPLTALALAIVVLLPRLTTAVPATLVAVVVVTALVMAAGLAVPRVGDRGALPDALPVLGPPDVPLTWETLRLILPFSVGIAFVGLLESLLTAKLVDDITDTRSDKTRESWGQGVANVVSGLFGGMGGCAVVGQTMMNVKANGARTRISTFLAGVFLLVLVVAFGGFVAQIPMAALVGVMMFVAAATFDWHSVRPATLRAMPRSETAVMAVTVAATVLTHNLAIGVGVGVLTALVLFAQRVSRLVTVAREVHDDGGAVTYRVHGALFFASSNDLYSQFEYALDPPCVVIDMGAAHVWDASTVAALDSVLTKYAQHGIHAEVTGLNEASAAMHARLTGRLGT; encoded by the coding sequence ATGCCCTCCTCCGCCTCCGTGGCCGCGCCCGACCGCGCGCCCACGCCCCTGGAACGCCAGTCCGTCCTGCGCACGCTCCGCACCCCGCGCTGGCTGCGCACCGAGGTCCTCGCGGGCCTCGTGGTGGCGCTGGCGCTCATCCCGGAGGCCATCGCGTTCTCGATCATCGCGGGCGTGGATCCGCGCGTCGGGCTGTTCGCGTCCTTCACCATGGCCGTCACCACCGCGATCGTGGGCGGCCGCCCCGCCATGATCTCCGCGGCCACGGGGGCGGTGGCGCTGGTCGTCGCGCCGCTGTCCCACGAGCACGGGGTGGGGCACCTGCTCGCCGCGATCATCCTCGGCGGCGTCATCCAGATCCTGCTCGGCGTGTTCGGGGTGGCCCGGCTCATGCGGTTCGTCCCGCGCTCGGTGATGGTGGGGTTCGTCAACGCCCTGGCCATCCTCGTGTTCACCTCGCAGCTGCCCGAGCTGATCGGCGTCCCGTGGCTCGTGTACCCGCTCACGGCGTTGGCCCTGGCGATCGTGGTGCTGTTGCCGCGGCTCACCACTGCGGTGCCTGCGACGCTCGTGGCCGTCGTCGTGGTCACCGCCCTGGTGATGGCCGCCGGCCTGGCCGTGCCGCGCGTGGGGGACCGGGGCGCGCTGCCGGATGCGCTGCCCGTGCTCGGCCCGCCGGACGTCCCGCTGACGTGGGAGACCCTCCGGTTGATCCTGCCGTTCAGCGTCGGCATCGCGTTCGTGGGGTTGCTCGAGTCCCTGCTCACCGCGAAGCTCGTGGACGACATCACCGACACCCGCTCGGACAAGACGCGCGAGTCCTGGGGGCAGGGGGTCGCGAACGTGGTCTCGGGGTTGTTCGGCGGCATGGGCGGCTGCGCGGTGGTGGGGCAGACCATGATGAACGTCAAGGCGAACGGCGCCCGCACCCGGATCTCCACGTTCCTCGCGGGCGTGTTCCTGCTGGTGCTCGTGGTGGCCTTCGGCGGCTTCGTGGCGCAGATCCCCATGGCCGCGCTCGTGGGCGTGATGATGTTCGTGGCCGCCGCGACCTTCGACTGGCACTCGGTGCGCCCCGCCACCCTGCGCGCGATGCCGCGCTCGGAGACCGCCGTCATGGCCGTGACCGTGGCGGCCACGGTGCTCACTCACAACCTCGCGATCGGCGTGGGTGTGGGTGTGCTCACTGCGCTGGTGCTCTTCGCCCAGCGCGTCTCGCGTCTGGTCACGGTGGCCCGCGAGGTCCACGACGACGGCGGCGCCGTCACGTATCGCGTGCACGGCGCCCTGTTCTTCGCGTCATCGAACGACCTCTACTCGCAGTTCGAGTACGCCCTCGATCCGCCGTGCGTCGTGATCGACATGGGTGCCGCGCACGTGTGGGACGCCTCCACTGTGGCCGCGCTCGACTCGGTGCTGACCAAGTACGCCCAGCACGGGATCCACGCCGAGGTGACGGGGCTGAACGAGGCCTCCGCGGCGATGCACGCGCGCCTCACCGGGCGGCTCGGCACCTGA
- a CDS encoding permease → MNLRTLLREALTAARTAPVPSALVLLVVAAMCFAAVATVGRQAATEAAVAAELSGPAARVLTVTDSGGTGFLTGATVATLAGLDSAEAALARDMPVDTVNAAIGAGGTRVAVTHVVGTVDRGVELTRGRLPGPGEVVVPEAKLAELGLAQPSGALESGDGRQWAVVGAFEALTPFEDLADYAIAVPAAPASLVVQQVRVLAPDTAGTRAMQDSALAVIDPDPRSSQVQTARALAAGNATITGELAGLGRSLLLLILGAGAFFVAIVVLADVLIRRRDLGRRRTLGIGRADLVLLVAVRTAAPAVLGAVVGAGTGYAVVVGQGGALGLDFVAGVAVLAALTAVVASLLPAAFAAFRDPVRVMRTA, encoded by the coding sequence GTGAACCTGAGGACCCTGCTGCGCGAGGCCCTCACCGCCGCCCGCACCGCGCCCGTGCCCTCCGCCCTCGTGCTGTTGGTGGTGGCCGCCATGTGCTTCGCGGCCGTCGCCACGGTGGGCCGTCAGGCGGCCACGGAGGCCGCCGTCGCCGCGGAGCTCTCCGGGCCCGCGGCGCGCGTGCTCACCGTGACGGACTCGGGTGGCACCGGCTTCCTCACCGGCGCCACCGTCGCCACCCTCGCCGGTCTCGACTCCGCCGAGGCCGCCCTGGCCCGCGACATGCCCGTGGACACGGTGAACGCCGCGATCGGTGCGGGCGGGACTCGCGTGGCGGTGACCCACGTGGTGGGCACCGTCGACCGCGGCGTCGAGCTCACGCGCGGCCGCCTGCCGGGCCCCGGGGAGGTGGTGGTGCCCGAGGCGAAGCTGGCCGAGCTGGGCCTGGCCCAGCCCTCCGGAGCGCTCGAGTCCGGAGACGGACGCCAGTGGGCCGTGGTGGGCGCGTTCGAGGCGCTCACCCCGTTCGAGGACCTCGCGGACTACGCGATTGCCGTGCCCGCCGCGCCGGCCTCCCTCGTGGTCCAGCAGGTCCGTGTCCTGGCCCCGGACACCGCCGGCACCCGCGCCATGCAGGACTCGGCCCTGGCCGTGATCGACCCCGACCCTCGCTCCTCGCAGGTGCAGACCGCGCGGGCGCTGGCCGCCGGGAACGCGACGATCACCGGGGAGCTGGCCGGACTCGGCCGGTCCCTGCTGCTGCTCATCCTCGGGGCGGGCGCCTTCTTCGTGGCGATCGTGGTGCTCGCCGACGTGCTCATCCGTCGCCGCGACCTCGGCCGCCGCCGCACCCTGGGCATCGGCCGCGCGGACCTCGTGCTGCTCGTGGCGGTCCGCACCGCCGCGCCGGCGGTGCTCGGGGCGGTGGTGGGCGCGGGGACGGGCTACGCCGTCGTCGTGGGGCAGGGCGGGGCGCTGGGGCTGGACTTCGTGGCGGGGGTGGCCGTGCTCGCCGCGCTGACCGCCGTGGTGGCGAGCCTGCTCCCGGCGGCCTTCGCGGCGTTCCGCGACCCCGTGCGGGTGATGCGCACGGCGTGA
- a CDS encoding ABC transporter ATP-binding protein: MNAELSVADLRFAYTRGAEELFDGLTHRFTPGAVTALTGPSGRGKSTLLYVLGLMLTPSAGVVRLGDVDASALPDRRRARLRATSVGFVFQDAELDPSRPILDSVVEPGLYAGLSRRELEGRARILLERFGLGHRAEHRPGQVSGGQAQRVAVCRALVNTPAVVLADEPTGNLDPDNASLVLDALAEAAGEGRTVVVATHDPAVVARADEVVRL; encoded by the coding sequence GGAGCTCTCCGTGGCGGACCTGCGCTTCGCGTACACGCGCGGCGCGGAGGAGCTGTTCGACGGCCTGACCCACCGCTTCACCCCTGGCGCCGTCACCGCGCTCACCGGCCCGTCCGGGCGCGGCAAGTCCACGCTGCTGTACGTGCTGGGGCTTATGCTCACGCCCTCGGCGGGCGTGGTGCGCCTGGGCGACGTCGACGCCTCCGCCCTCCCGGACCGGCGCCGGGCGCGGCTGCGGGCCACGTCCGTGGGGTTCGTGTTCCAGGACGCCGAGCTGGACCCGTCCCGGCCCATCCTGGACTCGGTGGTGGAGCCCGGCCTCTACGCCGGCCTGTCCCGTCGCGAGCTCGAAGGCCGGGCCAGGATCCTGCTGGAGCGGTTCGGCCTCGGGCACCGGGCCGAGCACCGGCCGGGCCAGGTCTCAGGCGGGCAGGCCCAGCGCGTGGCGGTCTGCCGGGCACTCGTGAACACCCCTGCGGTGGTGCTGGCCGACGAGCCCACGGGCAACCTCGACCCGGACAACGCCTCCCTCGTGCTCGACGCGCTGGCCGAGGCCGCGGGGGAGGGGCGCACCGTGGTGGTGGCCACGCACGACCCGGCCGTCGTCGCCCGTGCGGACGAGGTGGTGCGACTGTGA